Genomic window (Dasypus novemcinctus isolate mDasNov1 chromosome 10, mDasNov1.1.hap2, whole genome shotgun sequence):
TCACTGATCTGTTGTGAACGTTAAAGAGGGTAATGAGTTACACATgctaataaaatgaaaagtgcTTTGTAATATGTATTACGTTGTGCAGGCTCTTAGGTTACGCTGACAGTGAAGGCAGAGGTGGCATCTGCTTGGTCCTGAGCCCGATTCAGCACCTGGGGAAGCCCCGCGTACCTGCAAGGCCCGGACCTGCTGCTCTCCTCCTGCCCAAGCAGGCGGAAGCTTTCAGTCCTCAACATTTTGTCCATCTGGTTTACTCTCGTCTCCccatggccaggccctgggcaggaGAGGAGCTGGGCACAGATTGGTAGGGCTGCCACAGACCTCAAAGTGGGCCAGTGCCATGATGGGCAGCCCAGGTGACCCTTTACTGGATGAGGGGCAGGTTTGATGGGGAAGGCCTCGCAGACGAGGTGCCATTTGAATCCGATGAGTGATAGTTTGCAGGGTAGACGAAGGAAAGAGGGTATTTTTGTCGTCTTCATCAGAGGCAGCCGCCTGTGCAAACACCTGGGGCTCTCCGGAGAGGGATGGGGCCCTGGACTGGAAAGCTGTCTTTACCgggtggttttatttttaaacgaGGGAGCAGTGGTGGGTTCTGGCTCTTCAGTTGGAAAGCACACTCCGAGGTAACTGCAGGTCAGTGGTGAGAGTGAGAGTGACCCACCCGCCTAGAGGTAGCTGGTGGACTTGGCACCGTGCCCTCATTCTGGCCTGAGCAACACAAGTGCTTCGGCCTCCTTTGGCCTCTGCAGACCTTTCCGGCTGCCCCTTGCCAAGCGCCTCCCAGTGCCCTGGTCGAGCCTGGTCAGCACCTTGGAGCCCCAGCACGTCCCTGCATGGGGCACTGAGAAAGAATCTGAGGCCTCGGAATGAATTTTGCATTCTTCATCGCCTGCTGCCCCAGCCTTGCCTTATGATCTGCTGGTGTCataactctttttttccttcctggccCTTAAAATAGCTCCTTCTGGGGCAAGAACCATCCTAGTGGCCTGTTGGGAGCAATTACAGAATCATCACCATGTTACAGAGGGGTGAGGGCACACCCAAGCCGCTTAGCAGGTCGCGGGAGGCGCTGGGGTCGGTGTCCTGTCGCTTGGCCCCAAAAGCCATTTCCTCTGCTCTGCAGCACCTCCCTTGTGTCTGTGCATGCTGCCTCAGACCCAAGGTCACTTTAAAATCTTCTGgaagaagacactggagggaGAAAATGGATTAGGGAGTGTTTCCCTGCAAGCGGCTCTCTTGGGGGACATTTTTGGGCTTCGAGGCCCCGCCTGCACGGAGGGCCATGTCAGGGAGGGGGCCAGGCACTGGGGGTCGCAGTGCATGAGTCCTGATTGCAGTCTCTGTCCTCCCTGGCTCTGTGACCCTAGATAGACCACTGTCCCTTTTGTGGACCTCTTTATAAACTAGGGATGGTGGGGTGGCTGAACAGGTAAGACTGAGCAGTGTGCTCTGGCGAGGTGGTTTTCGAAATACCTGGAGCATCTTCATGGAATACCCTCTCGGTGCCAGGCCCAGGGCTTGGCTCCAAGGCCACAGACACGAACCCTGCCCCATCCATGCCCAGGTGGCCCAGCACGTAATTCTAGTCCAGCACAGGCATATCAGAGACAGCGTCTGCCCGTGCCACCCGTAAGTCGAGGCAGAGCGGAGTAAGGAGCAACAGCTCTAGAGACCAGACATCGGGGTTCAAGTCCCAGTTCCTCCTCCGCTGCCCCTCTGAATAATGACCGCCCTTGTCTGCAAAATAGGGTGACCCCGTGGCCGAGGACTTGTGAGGCGGACCCGAGATGCTGGCGGTGAAGCGCGCGGCGAGCTGACGTGTTTGCACAGATGGGCGGCGGTAGCGGCACTGCCGGGAGAGCCAGCCCTCGAGGCCCGGGAGTTTGGCCCTGAAATTCTTTCTGCCTTGCATTTTCAGAGCTGACTAAGTGGTTGAAGGGCAGGACGTTTATGAACTTTCCACCTAGGGATTTCGTTAGCGCCGGCTGGAGTGAGCTCACGGCTAAGGGGAGCGGGGGGAAGGCAGCTCAGCGTTGAAGAACAGCTGTGGGGGCAAAGGCCCATCTCAGGTGGGTGCTGGGGCTCCGGTCCAGGCCGAGACTTGGCCCTCTGCCCACCTAGCTCCTGTGCCAGGGGCTCCCTGTTGAAgttgggggcaggggggtgggcaggaaggCCCAAGCTGGAGCCCCTAACCCCAGAGAGTGCTCCTCAGAGAAGGGGCTGGGGCCTTCCCAGCAGGCACCAGGAGAGACTGGGAATGCTGGTGCAAGCCGCACGGACCTGCTGTGCGGCTGCCCTGTCTTGGGTGCTTGGGTGGGGGTGACCCTAAGGCAGAACAGGACGTGGTGGCCTTCAGGAAGCTGAATAAATCATCCCCATCGTGGTCTGCTTTTAGCATGTGGCAGGTGCTGAGCTGGAATGCTACGTTCTGCCATTTCATCCTTTCGACAGCCCCATGCTGTCATCCCGGTTGGGAAGCAGACTCCGCAAGCTTGAGACTCGCCCCAGGTTGGTAGGTGACAGAGCAGGTTTTACACCTGGGACCGAGTCCAGCTTGGCTCTTAACTGGCTCTTTCAGCCGGCGGTGTTGGCACGCGCCTGCCAGGCCCGGCGCTGACCCCAGCTGGGGGTAAGGGATGCACTGACAAGGCAGGGTCACCGCCCCGAGTTGCTGACGCCTCAAGTCAGGAAACGGGCAGGTACATAATGGCAGAGCTTGTACTCAACGCACGTCCAAAAGGTGTGTATGCACAGCCTGCGGGTGAGCGACGGGGGAATGGAGACGGCGGGAGGGGTGGCCCGGAGCCCAGGGGACAGAGCGGGCTTTGTTCCGCTGGCCTGGCGTGGGGACGTGCGGAGCTGGCAGGGACCGGGACCCAGGTTCTGGGATctgcgctgctgctgctgctgtgccGTTGCTGCCCCCTCGGGGCCTCAGTGACCTGCAGTCTCACAGGTACCTCCCAGGGCCCAAGTCCTGGAATTCTCTGGCTTTTGAGGGAAGTAGGAGCCGAGGCCGAGAGCTGTTTCAGAGGCTACATGTGAAGGCCATTTTCCCTCTGGCTACCAAGGAGGCTTCGAACACAGACGAGGGGCTCCTTCCGGGGAGGGAGTGGGCAGCTTGCAGGGGGAGGCCTCTGTGCCGGGGAAGCTTGGTTTCTGTAGGCAACATAGATCCTCAGGATTTTTGAAAAGGTGACGGGCGTGGCCAGAGCTGTTCTAGGGAGGCCTCAGCACAGTCCAGGGGCACGGCAAGGGCCGGCATTAGCCACACCACGTACTCCTTTGTCCTCCAAGGCCATCAGCAAACCCTTCCTTAGGGCCTGGGGCAGTGAATAAGGCCCTGTCCTGGAGGACCTGACGATAAGGGCCCTCAAATCTGGAGCGGATGCCATTTCTAAGTCCCTGTCCTCCTGCCCTGGGGTTCTGTAACTTATTTCATCAGAGGGTGTCCTTGATCTACAAGTTAAGTTTTGGAAAAGAAGCAATGACCTTAGGTCCCAAATTCCCTTTTCTCCCTGGCTTCCTGTCTGCCTGTTCCTGTCTTCCGTGGCAGGCCCTGGCTGTGTTCCCCTGAAGGGAGGCTGTGGTAGTgccatttcacaaatgagaaaactcaggctcaagacaaagaaaggacACCTCGAAGGCCGTGAgctagtggcagagctgggaccaaGTCCTGCTCTCTGGGCTCCAAGGCTGGTGCTGGTTGTTACGGCTCTGTCTTCGGTCCCCATTGCTGGCCTGCAAGCCCCGTGAGGGTGGGGGCCTCATCTGTGCCCCCACACCTGGCACAGGGCCTGTACTTGTTGAGGGTCAGTGAAATCCTGACATGCTGGAGCTGGATTATCTAGGCTAAATCCCTCGTGTTGAGGCTggagaaacaggctcagagaggggagggTGTTTGTCCAAGGATTCAGACGGTCCTTGGCAAAGTGGAGCTAAGACGCAGGAGTCCTTACTGCCCCCTGAGCTGGCCTGGCTGCCATACCAGTTGCCctttcaccccaccccccaccccgtggCCCGAGCACCTGCCAGGAGCCTGGCACGGCACTGGGTGGTTCCCACCTGTGAGCTCTGACCTCCCTGGGGAAGGGATTATTGTCCCCTTGTTTTAGATGAGGAAACCTGAAAGAGAGGCGGTCCCCTGGCGAAGTGCTCGGTCTAGCAGGTGACTCCTCCCTAGCACTGTGACCCCAGGATTGGAGCTTCCATTGGAGGCACCACTGACTCCAGAACAGTTTTCCTTTCAAGGGCCAACTCTGATCCATGGTAGAGGTGGCGGCCTCCCGCGGGAAGAATCCTGAGGCCctgtccagattccacaggcagcaGCGCCTGCTGGAAAAATGGAGCCTGCAGTGGCCCCGGGGGCAGAGAGCGGACGGGTCTTCCACCCCTTGAGCCCTATGGGATGTCTGGTTTCTCAGATTAAATCTCCGCAGCCATCCTCGCAGCCACCTGCTCGGAGGACAGCAGGCCGGGCGTTACCACCCCAGGTTTACAGGTGAAGGAAGCTGGCCTGGAGAGGAGAGGTAGTAGCTTGCGCAGTCCACGCTGCCAGTGAGCGTCGAGGCCCGCAGCCTCTCCCCGGcccgcccccccacacacagagctgaggTCATCCTCAAGAGGACCGCCCTCCTCTTCCTGCCTCAGGCCCAGAGCCCCCCAGCCTTCCTAGAAAGAGCCCTAATCCAGGAGCACACTGATAAGAGCCTTGGCCTGCTGGATGCGTGTTTGCTGAAGGGCAGAGGAACAGAGAGGAGGTCAGCGGTcagcccacccacccccctcccctctgGACAAAGGCCGGGCAGGTGGCTGGTACTTACCGCCAGCCCTCCCCCGGGTCAGGTGCTCCCCACAGAGGCCTCACTTCCATCCTCTCGTTTCTTCTTCACCTCGGTCCTGCGAGagggatttctttttaaagatttatttatttctccccacccccttgtttttcacttgttgtgtctgtttatTTCCCtgttccttttaggaggcacccgggacctctgatgcgagagggaggtgcccaatcgctggagccacctccactccctgcttttgtcatgtctcgttatgtttttcctgCCCACATCTCTttttgcgtcgtcttgctgtgtccgCTCGCCACGCCTGTgcgttgcgtcagctcactgtcttctttaggaggcactgggaatctctgttctttgctttgttgtctctctcattatttttccttcttgtgtctcttgttatgtaggcttgctgcacctgcctgtcgctcaggcttgctgtcttctttaggaggcaccaggaaccgaaccagggacctcccatggggtaggcgggagcccagtctcctgagccacatccgcttccctgagatGGATATTAATATCTTTACTTTACTCataaggagactgaggctcaggcATTATGGCTAGCCAAGACCAGAGAAAGCAGAGAGGGCCAGGGAGGCAAGCCTACGAGTCTTACTCAGTGTGTCATGCTTTCTTTAGtataaaggagaaaatagaaataaagtagATTGACATGCTTAAGTCACTAATGTCCTACCATCTACACAAAACCTGCTGTTACGTCCATATACTTCCTTCTGGACTTCCCaaattaggatttttaaaaatacgtcGTTATAATTTCCTTGGACATGCAATTTATCCTCATACCACCTAGTATTATGGCATCAGCCTTCTCGGTGAGATTGCAGACTCTCCTGAGCATTATCGTCATTGACTCTCTAAGATCCCTAACAGAGTTACACGGCGtcgtgagtggggtgggggagccctgggcactgggcctgcccctgccccaccggCGATCCGTGGACAAGTCACTGCAGAGTCTCTGGGCCACGGTCCCATTGGTAAAGTCAGGGAGGGCCACCCTGGGAGATCAAAGGAGCAAAGGCCCTTGGGAAACTAAAGGGCCGTGCCTCTGGAAGGAGcagtcttccctctttccctcgaCTCCTACACCTCTTTCATAAGGGGGCCTTGAACTTGAAGTTTTGGTGCCAGCAGAAGCATCTCCGAGGGCACTTCTGGGGAACGTAGTGGGGCCGGAGTCCATTTAGGGGAGAAGGGCAGAGGCGACTGCCCCCAGGCACAGGGGGGGAGGCGGAGGCCCCGAGGGGCGGCGGGAGGCCCTCCCTGCAGAGAGGAAGCATCTGGGCCGCGTTTGGGCTGCGGGTTACATAAGCAGCAGCTCATGGGCTCACTTGGTGTTTAAAGGACATACTGTATAATCACCTTTGGGAGCCCGAGGGTAATCTCTGTGCCCTCTGTGGGCGTTTGTTTAAACCCTGGGAAGGGGGGTGTGAGCAGATGGGCTTGGCAGGGAAGGCGGGGCTCTTGGTAATGAACCCCACGCTGAGGAGCTCACCCGTGGGAACAAAGGGGGCCTGAAgcaacctaatattttccttttggttcCAGACATTGGAACACTCTGTCCTGCCTCAGCTGGGACCGAGCCCAGGATGCACCTGGGCTGGGTTTAATCCTCAAATTGGCCTCCGCCAAAGCAGGGGGCGGGAGAGGAGGGCCTCAGTGGGGGAGGAACCCCGCTTCTCCCTGCCCTTGGGCAGAGCCAGAGTGGGGATCGAGTGGCTCAGGCTTTCAGGTTTCAGGTAGGGCTGGTAACACTATCCTGCTGCTtcccctgcccggccccctccCGACGGCCGGTGGGGGGAGGACCGCAGGGGAGCAGGGGCCGGGGCAGGGTCATCTCAGACGAGGCTGGCCTGCTGGCGTGAGGTTGGTGCCTTCTGTCTCCCAGGCGGAGTggcggctggggtggggggaggcgggtGCCCACCCTCTCAGCATCACGGTGGCACCACCGAGCTGGCCGAGGGGACTCAGGCACTGTGCAGTGAGTGTGGCCACGGGCTTTGGGTCACACGGATGTGGGCGTGAGGATCGCATGGGACGGCACGCACGTCGTGCCCGGCGTGGTGGCAGCTACCGGATATAGCGGTACagggagggaaactgaggcctggggaAGGAGAGTGGCCCTGCCAGGCCTGCTAGAGGCAGCAGATAGGAATGGAGGAACTGGAGCTGAGCCGGTCCGGCTTCTGGTCCTTTTATGAGTTTGCCTTTTACGAGTTTGGGGTAAGACCCTCTTCCTCTGTGGCAGCTGAATCCCAGGGGCCAGAGGGAAAGGGGCTTTGGGGATGGGGGGCCCCAGGCCACCTGGAAGGGAGGGTCCTACCTTTGGAGGAAGGCCAGGTGAGGGGGCTGAGAAGCCAGCCATCGTCACCCATGACTGGGGGTCTGGTGGGGGGCCGTCCTTGCAGACCCCCTTGCGGGGAGAGAATCCTTGTCTGGAGGCTGGACTCCGGGTCCCGGGCCTGGCTCAGCCACTGTCCAACTGCAACACTGGGCCACGCCGCCTCTTCTGTACCACGGGCGAGGCGGGTAGCTAGTCCCGCCCCCGCATCGCTGTGTGGCCCTGCCTGTGTCTTAACCTCTCTGGGACTCGGTTCCCCCTTGTGACATGAAGGTAGATTTCTGCCTTGCGGGATGGCTGTGAGGGCTAAATGAGCCCAGGCCCCGAGGCAGCTAGCACGGTGCACCTACGcgctccctgccccgccccccaggtTTCTGGCTGAGTTCCCTTCCTGCCTCAGCTGTGAGCCCCTCCCTGGGCGGAGGCCTGGACCTAAACCAGCCAAGGACCCTAAAGCGTCAGAGCTGCAGGGGCCAACCCCCAAAACCATCTAGTCCAGGGGGGTTCAAACCGGGTTCCCTAGGGCCCTGTGGCCCGGCCCCCCACCCTCACTTCTGCCGCTCTCCTCTGCTAATCTTAAGAAAGGCTTCTGTCCCTCCCAGTTTAAAATCCACCATCCTGGCTTCACCCCCCTGACCATtacagatggggagactgaggccagGGAGGACAGAAGGAAGGGGGCTGGCGGAGCCGGTGCCTGGGGCCGTCGGCTCGCGTCTCAGGGTGGCGTTAGAGCCGTCTGGTAAGGGGGGGCGGCCGCCAACCCCCACCGTGCCTCTCTCCTCCTAGCCCCCACCATGCCGTGgtgcctgctgctgctgctggccgtGAGCGGCGCCCAGACCACCCGGCCCTGCTTCCCCGGGTGCCAGTGCGAGGTGGAGACCTTCGGGCTCTTCGACAGCTTCAGCCTGACGCGCGTCGACTGCAGCGGCCTGGGCCCCCACATCCTGCCCGTGCCCATCCCCCTGGACACGGCCCACCTGGACCTGTCCTCCAACCGGCTGGAGACGGTGAACGAGTCGGCGCTGGCGGGGCCGGGCTACACCACGCTGGCCGGCCTGGATCTGAGCCACAACCTGCTCACCGGCATCTCGCCCAGCGCCTTCTCCCGCCTCCGCTACCTGGAGTCGCTGGACCTCAGCCACAACGGCCTGGCAGCCCTGCCCCCCGGGAGCTTTGCCAGCTCACCCCTGGGCGACGTGAACCTCAGCCACAACCGGCTCCGCGAGGTCTCGGTGTCCGCCTTCGCCACccgcggccggggcggggcgctGCACGTGGACCTGTCCCACAACCTGGTCCACCGCCTCACGCCCCACCCCGCACGGTCCAGCCTGCCCAcgccccccatccagagcctgAACCTGGCCTGGAACCGGCTCCGCGTCGTGCCCGACCTCCGAGACTTGCCCCTCCGCTACCTCGGCCTGGACGGGAACCCGCTGGCGGCCATCGGCCCGGGCGCCTTCGCGGGGCTGGCCGGCCTGACGCACCTCTCGCTGGGCAGCCTGCAGGGCCTCCCCCACCTGGCGCCCCATGGGTTCCGTGAGCTGCCGGGCCTGCAGGTCCTGGACCTGTCGGGCAACCCCAAGCTGCAGTGGGCGGGGGCCGAGGCGTTCTCGGGCCTGGACTCGCTGCAGGAGCTGGACCTGTCGGGCACGGGCCTGGTGCCACTGCCCGAGACCCTGCTGCACCGCCTCCCCACGCTGCAGAGCGTCAGCGTGGGCCAGGGGCTGCGGTGCCGCCGCCTGGTGCGGGAGGGCGCCTACCCCCGGCAGCCCGGCTCGGGCCCCAAGGTTGCCCTGCACTGCGTGGACACCCGGGAACCCGCTGCCAGGGTGCCAGGCACCTTGTGACGAACGGTGTGGCCCCAGGCCACGTGACAGACTGCTGCCCTGGGCTTGCTCCAGTCCCGGGCGATTCCTAGTAGAATGTGCCAATGCCGGCGGGGACTCTAGCGGGCCAGTGTCGTGGCATCACCGCAGGAGCCGGGACCTAGGAAGAGGCTTTGGACCTGGGGCCAGTGCCCAGGAGCAAAGTCTGACCCCTTTGTCTCTGATGAACTCCCCAAGCCATGAGCAGAGGGACTTCGATGCCAAACCAGATGCTGGTCCCTCCCTGCTGCCCTTCTCCACCTGTCCCCAAAGTGCCTTCCCGTGTGCCTGGGCCAGTCGGACCCGTCCCAGGAGGAGGGTGGATGGGCCCCCCTGCCGCTGGGCAGTCTCACAGGGCTGGGCACCCCAGGGCCCACAGTCCAGTCTCTCAGGGCATGGGTTACTTGTCACGGGGCTCAGGCATACGGGCCCACTTCATCATTTTTTCTTCCCCTAGAACCCTGGGTAGAGCCTTAGtgtagaagaagagagaaaatcaagtctgcttctgccatgtgacagttggggaaactgaggcctagggaAGGAAAATGATCACCTGAGGCCCTCCAGGGGCAGAGCTGTGACCGGAGCCCAGTCTCCTACCTCCCAGCCAGCCtctctgctgcattctctaaatcctccctccctctccccttcctgggcCTCCCTGCACTTCCAAGACCCCGAGACCCCCATCCTGCTGTTTCTGCCATTTCCTGTTACCACAGGGGTGGTGGCAGCAGGGCGGGAGGGGCCGTGGAGATGGGCTCAGCCCAGGGGCCAGCTGTGTGCCATGGCCGAGTGGGGTCACCTCTCAGGCCTCTGGGAGCTTGGGATGTGCCAGTCCTAGCCCTGCCTGTTGCACACTCTGGAGTGGGGTTCCCTCACGGGGACTGGAAATGGGCCCCCCAACCCCCAAGGTACAGCCCCGGCACAGTCCCCAAGCCCCTGCCACGGGAGCTCCGAGGGGCCTCTCGGCTTCAGCCCCGGCAGGCCCTGAGCCGGACTGCCCTCGCCATGCTTAAGAACGCAGCGAGGTCGCCCACCCGCGTTTGAACAAGCATCTTGGCTTCCTAGCCCTGGGCTCTCTGTCTTCGCTTGACCGAAATTGTTGCCTTTTTAATGGACTGCCATTttccaccaccccctcccccgctGGCAGGGGACGGAAACATgtcatttggaaaagaaagggaCAGTTGCATTTGCTCAGCATGGTGTATTGTGTCCTGGGATACGCtgcgggggcggctgggcagaAGCCAGCCAGCAGTGGGCGCGTGGTGGGGGGGGGCGGTCCCCCGGAGGTGCCCGCAGGCAGTGGTGGTGAGGGCTCTGGCTTCCCTCGGCAGCCCCAGTGTCCCCAGGTTTAATAAACACTCATTCCAGCTTGCGCTCACCGACAATCCCCGGGCTGGCCCTGGGGCCACGAGGACAAAAGGTCAGGCCCTGCTTGTTCTTGAGAATCCAATAACCACCAGGATTTGGAGAGTGAGGCGACACGAGGGACGGAGTTACTCGGGGGTGGCCTGGACTTCCACTGCAGCCTGTCCTCCTCCTTCATCCCCACACCCCCTGCCGCCCCAACTCCACCACCCCTGCTCCAGCCGTGGCCATAAACTTGCCTGGCCCTCACGCCCTTACTCCAGCTGCTGCTCTGGAAGCGTGTGCTCCCATCTGCCCCAAACTCCTCCCCATGCTAGCAGACCGGTCCCCGCTGCCTCGGTTCCCTCCTCCATGCTCCAGCAGTTGAGTACCCTGGTCATCCTCCACCCCGGCCGAGGGCATCTCAGCCTTGCGCGGGCTCGCTGCGGGCTGGGAGGGCTGGGAAGCGTGCCTGCCACCTGCTCAGCCAAATGGGCTGGCTGGCTGGCAGCAGGTTCTTCCAGAATTCCAGCGGCCAATCGTTCCCTGATTCCTATTCTAGCTGAGTCCTGCGGAGGGCGGGAAGGTGAATCCTCCCCAGTGTCTGCCCTGGGGGGAGTCGCCTTCCTGTGGTAGGAGGGGAGAAAGGCCCCTGACCCTCAGCCCCTCCTTGGGAGCTCGAGGGAGCCCTGCAGGGGGGCTGgcggggcttcctggaggaggctcTGCCACCCCTGAGGACGGGGCTGGCTTGGGAGGAGATGGGTGAGCTAAGGGGTAGAGCCCAGCGCACGGGTGGGGAGCTTGCCCCTTTGGGCACTCAGGCCTCCAGAGGGGGCAGTACCCACCTACGCCCGCGGCGGGGTCAGtgtggggaggggctgaggcctggggtgggggtggccagGGTGAGACCCCAGAACCACGGGCGCTCCTGCTTTGTTCTCCACCCCTCCACAGTCCTTGGGACAGAGAAGTTGTAGAATTT
Coding sequences:
- the TSKU gene encoding tsukushi isoform X1, with protein sequence MAELVLNARPKGVYAQPAGERRGNGDGGRGGPEPRGQSGLCSAGLAWGRAELAGTGTQVLGSALLLLLCRCCPLGASVTCSLTAPTMPWCLLLLLAVSGAQTTRPCFPGCQCEVETFGLFDSFSLTRVDCSGLGPHILPVPIPLDTAHLDLSSNRLETVNESALAGPGYTTLAGLDLSHNLLTGISPSAFSRLRYLESLDLSHNGLAALPPGSFASSPLGDVNLSHNRLREVSVSAFATRGRGGALHVDLSHNLVHRLTPHPARSSLPTPPIQSLNLAWNRLRVVPDLRDLPLRYLGLDGNPLAAIGPGAFAGLAGLTHLSLGSLQGLPHLAPHGFRELPGLQVLDLSGNPKLQWAGAEAFSGLDSLQELDLSGTGLVPLPETLLHRLPTLQSVSVGQGLRCRRLVREGAYPRQPGSGPKVALHCVDTREPAARVPGTL
- the TSKU gene encoding tsukushi isoform X2; the encoded protein is MPWCLLLLLAVSGAQTTRPCFPGCQCEVETFGLFDSFSLTRVDCSGLGPHILPVPIPLDTAHLDLSSNRLETVNESALAGPGYTTLAGLDLSHNLLTGISPSAFSRLRYLESLDLSHNGLAALPPGSFASSPLGDVNLSHNRLREVSVSAFATRGRGGALHVDLSHNLVHRLTPHPARSSLPTPPIQSLNLAWNRLRVVPDLRDLPLRYLGLDGNPLAAIGPGAFAGLAGLTHLSLGSLQGLPHLAPHGFRELPGLQVLDLSGNPKLQWAGAEAFSGLDSLQELDLSGTGLVPLPETLLHRLPTLQSVSVGQGLRCRRLVREGAYPRQPGSGPKVALHCVDTREPAARVPGTL